The Xiphophorus couchianus chromosome 6, X_couchianus-1.0, whole genome shotgun sequence genomic interval TTTTAACCTGTCAAAACTCTGACCTCAAACATCACTGATAAATAACTACTACCCAAAAAATGTTTGCCACTTTAGTTGCCATCCCTCTGAAGCTGGTACGTTTTtgcaaaaagttcatttatttttaagaatccCTTCCGGTTTGAGTGCCTGTTCTACTTTGAGCCACAAGAGGGCACCATCTTCCTGCTTTCTAATCAGAATAATTCTGTTCCAAGATCCTCTCGTTTGCAACTCAATCATTTCAGTCTATCTTTATTCGTTTTCCCCTCTTTTCCAAATAAGTATTTGTTCTTACTTACATTAgtggttaaagaaaaaaaactgctcagAACACAGAAGCATATAGAGTAAaagtcttttatttaaataagcatacaaaaggggaaaaaactaaactaaatacaGAATGTATAAGGCTACAGTTTACCTCCCAAACACTCAAAGCTTGGTGCTACAGTTTGTGAAGCTGAAAATAAGCActcttataaaaaaaaccaatatgGATATCTACATTGTAACACAATGAATGCATAATGATTTAGCAATGTAGCAAATGACTTGTGTACATTTCCCCCAGTGATTAAAGAAACCCAGAATAATAGTACCAGCAGCTTGTCACCCACCTGCTGTGTGAGCCTGGATAAGAAGGAGAACACGGTAGAGCAGGACAGTCAGCTGAAATGTCTTCACTGCCTTCTTCTCGGTCTGTTTAAAAACCAGAATGTAACAGCTGCTACATGCAACATCCAGCTAAAGCAGCTTTTCAGTACCCAGTTTTATGGAAAAGACATTGTGcaacatttacaaacacaacAGTCTACATATACGTATAATATAAAAAGTGACTGAAATAAGAGGGACCGGCGTGAAGGTTACATGGACGACTATGGAAACATGGCGCCATCTAAACAGGTTTAATGTTTACTGATGGGAGTGAGCAACCGCTTGTCTAGTAGAGTGTTGACGCTATGGGAGGGGGGGGGCGATGGGTGGGAGGTGTGTATGAGAGTAGTGGAGAGTAGACAGGCGTCTGGGACAGTGTAAACTATTCCTGGGCCTCTTTCCCAGTCATTTTGTAGATCTCAGTGGGCCCATCAACATGGGTGATGGTGGTGGTCAGCTGGATGTCTTCTCCGCTGGTGGCTCCACCGTCacctatacacacacacacaaatcatcAGAACCAAAATATCCAACCATCACATGTTGGTCCTGACAGGGAAGCAGCACCTTGCAGACGTCTTTGTAGCCCTCAAAACTTTGCACATTTTGGGATTTTAGGTTGTATTTATGCAGTGGGGAAAAACGATGCATGTATTCCAAGTCCAACAGTGAATCTGTGGCttgaaaatttaaaagatttggGATATCAGCCGGTAGAACCCCCTggcccagacacacacaccccaacactcACAGTAAAACATGCCTCTATAAAGTATTTGGGTTGCAGGCTCTTCCATATGAAGCTGCTGTGGTGGATTTCCACCAGCATAAACACTTCCAGCTCTCTCAAACATGAGCAGAATCTGGAAAGAGCGCCCCCTCCCATCAGGTGACGCTTGATAGACTTCAGGGAACGCTTCCAAAACTTCAgagcttcttgttttttttctcgtcTCCGACAAGAGATGAATGGTTTTCATTGCTTCCTGGTACCGCTCTCCTCCCCCTCACCTCACCGTTTTTCCACTCTCCCTGGAAGCGAGCCCAGAGTCCAATAGAACCACCATCTCAGGCCAACGGCAGCCTTCATTTCCCCTGGGAATCTGGATCCCTCTCAGTCACCACTAGCTCTCCCctcaaaaaactaaatctctGGATGAATGCACAGCTTTAGCGGACAGGCTGGACTCTTGCTCCATAAGAGAGCAAAGTGAGAATGACCGAGGACTTAAAGACAAAAGCTCTCAGAAAAGCCATTAGAAACATAGTTACCAGCAATGCACTGACCACTTGACTGATCGTTTCCGTAGCATTTGTGCGAAGGCGCATAGAGGAACATGATGGCAAAGACGTACAGGTTCCACATCCCATAGATGCCGGTGAAGAAGGCACTGTTGACCTGCACCGTGCGGTCACCCCAGTGCCAGTGGCCCTCGTTCACCTGGAATCAGACACACATCACTGCAGAGGAGGGCTTTAATTTAATATGAATACACAAATGGCTATGTAGCCTTACAagtaaaataacaatgtttattagaaaaaaaattaactttaatgaTGTAAACAGTGACATGTAGAAAATGCTGAGTAATTATGCtcagatttataaaaacatgagCTCATACTTTGCAGAAATCTAAGAAGCTGAGGTTTCCAGTCTGCAGGgacattgtttcattttctaaCATAATCGAGGAATTATGTTCacttcagttgtcataaaaaagttacatatgtcaaatatgatttaaattaGGAAATAagatttaatgccttgaaattgggcctctgtctctttaaaaactcctgctcttgctgaaactccgccttcaggaagtcatcccaacatggctcctctattaacaatgtttttatcagctctgcactgagaagtagctcctataatgagctcagcagattcTCACTTGCATTAGCAGATGTTTGCTagtctggatctggatctgctGAGTCGTTGCCAGATCAGCGGATACTTTTTAGAGCGAGGAAGAAGTCTTCTGACGTGAAACTATTACACACATGGTTTCTGTCAGGCTTCTTCACACGAGTCAAAAACCCAGAGGCGTCCAATCAAAAGGCTGACCTggctgatgatgaagaagatgatgGTCATGGCAGCACAGGTCAGTGTGACCAGCATGAGGAACTTAAACCTGAAGATCAGACCCTAAAAATGGGGGGAGAAATAAGTGACAGGATTTAGAAACACAGAGATCATCAACTTGCGTTCCAAAATGGGAGGAGTTTATGTTGAATGCAAATATTCAATATGaacaatttcaataaattttgaTCGTCCAAATCTACTGATTGGTGTTAGTTTCATGAGACGAGCTGATGCCAGGAACATTATTATCCTTCAAGTTAatcagtttgaatttattttacaattcaaTTTTGAAGACAATATAATCTACATGTactgttttgtaaaatgcttactggattttatttaaaaatgaaataatgtaatCAATACTGATCAGGtagaaagtgttttctttttcccaaagATTGTCTCTACCTGTATTTTAtgaaatgcaagttttaattCAGGTAGTAGTTTTGAATCCAAAAGAACAACGTAACAATTTTATCCCATTTGTGCATCAAAACGTGTATCCCTAACCTTAGTctaattttaattgaaataaaaaaaaaataaataataaaaaaataaaaattgcatctCAGCAGATGCTGTTGGCTGATGTGTGAATAGTGGGAGTTCTTAGGATTCATGcacttcattttttgttttcattgtttatgCTTCCAGTCCcaagaaattttctagaagaaTCTTGGAAAtcgtttttctagaaaatttctaattaatctaaacatttcagGGGGGTGAGGGGTTCTagcaaattttttacttttcacatTCATACTTAAGTTTTTTCTAAGAAGAAATTCTGAcatcaatctcaaaattttaatgagtttttttttggagggaaTTCGCAACATGCCTAATACACCAAAATTGAAATTGACAGGTGAGGCTGTCAATCTGCCAGAAAACTACAATCGGTGCACCCCAATTTTCCCAAAACAGCTTAAAGATATAGAAATGTTAgtgtatgtgtgtatttatctattaaacaaatcagaaaaaccaaaaacacctCATAATGCAGGCGTCTGGCCTTGGACATGGCAGGCAGTGAAGTCCTTTTACCACTGATGTTACGGAAGACTTGGAACACCATGAAGCAgaggaacaggaagtagagACAGGCACAGATTCCTGCCACAATTATGAAGGACATCTGAGGACGAACTGGTCAAGGAAGATGAAGAATACAGCactcacatttaaaatattcttattgTCCCGCTAATGTTTAAACTGGCCTGTCTGTCATGAGAAACAATAGATGGATTActgtatttttcggactataaggcgcacataaaatccctatatTTGCAACATAAATCGGCAATGCGCCTTATATTCCGGTGCGCCTTGTGTATGAACAGTGTACCGTATGGGAATAGAGCAGCTGCGAAACAATTCAATATTAATGAACCAATGGTACGGAAGTGGAGGAAACAAGAAGATGACCTGCGTCAAGTAAAGAAAACGAAGGAGAGTTTCCATGGGAACAAGGCAAGATGGCCAAGCAACAGCAATGAGACTGAATCGGATGATGATGAGAGGGATCCAGGCTCGCTTGATGCCGCTATCGCCCAACTGTTAAATACCGACACCGAAGACGAGGAATTTGATGGATTCGTAGAAGATGAATGATTGAAAAAGTGAGTGTACTTTTttgtgtaataataataattattgttaaTGATTTGAATAAAGTCTGACCTATCCGACTACCGTATTTTGTTTCGCTTTATGCgtcttataatccggtgcgccttgtAGTCCTAAAAATACGGCAATTATTTCAGAGCGGTGAATAGAAGAACTGAGGCCAAAATGCCTTCAAGTCATGAggactcaaaataaataaataaataaaaatcgaTCATATATAATCATATCTGCAAGCTGGACTAAAACAGCAAAGCTCACATATATGCATCATAATGAGTCTCTATGCAATGCCTAACCATGTGGTACCCCTGAATTATTCCTTATGATAATCTGGATTGATTCAGCATCTTGTGCTGGTCGATTCTGGTAGTTGATGCAAGAAGCAAGaacatcatattttttttagtttctgaacTAAAACCGCTTAcgctttttaattttcttttttcctctaatGGTTCTGCTCCACCGGGTTCAAAAAGGATACGGCCAACTCCGTCCCTACGTCTGAAGCCCAGATGCTGTAGAAGGGATTTGTTAGCTGGACACCTCTAGAGACACAAAAAGAGTGACAGTCTTGTTAATAGAAAAGTCTGTTAATAgaaaacatcttttcttttcttctttattacACTTTGCATTTCACCTCTCACACATGTCGAAGATAAAAAGGCAGAAGGAACCAAACACAATCGGGCCGACTTGCTTCCAATAAACTGAAAAACGGTTTCTCTCCATCTGGTCCTGAGAGAGAGGCAAGAGAAACACAAAGGCAATCACaccaggggggaaaaaacacatccattcacaaaatgtgacataaaaCTACTTCACTGAAAGTTAAAGTGTATGTTGCAGCTTCATTAACTCCGAATTTGTAATTAAGCTTCAAGAAAACCGACAGATTTTGTCATAttctttttctaaaagtaaTCTTTAAACTGCTTTTCCTTGGAATgtcaccttatcgtggtggaggggtttgagtgccccaatgatcctaggagctatgctgtctggggctttatgcccctggtagggtcacccaaggcagacaggtcctaggtgagggaccagacaaagcgcagcccgaagaccccaatgatgaacgGCACCATTGGACTTTGTGTTCCCTCGCTCGGACGCGGGTCATCGGGGCCCCATTCTGGAGCCAGGCATGGAGGGGGGCACGACGGCGAGAGTCTGGTGGCTGGGCTTTttcccatggagcccggccgggcttagcccgaagaggaaacatgggcccaccacccgtgagaggggccaaaggggtcgggtgcattgtgtgatgggtggcggccgaGGCAGGGGACCCTGGTGGTCCGGTCCTCGGTTGTAgtagctggctcttgggacgtggaatgtcacctctctggtggggaaggagccggagctagtgtttgaggtcgagaggttccggctagaaatagtcggtctcacctcgacgcatggctctggttctggaaccagtctccttgagaggggctggacatacttccactctggagttgcccaaggtgagaggcgtcggcGCATGAAttggcatacttgttgctccccatctcggcgcctgtacattggggtttaccccggtgaacgagagggaagcctccctccgcctatgGGTGGGGGGACAGgtcctgactgtcgtttgtgcttacgggccgaacgacagttcagattacccaccctttttggagtccttagagggaatactggagagtgctcctcctggggactcccttgttctgctgggggacatggagtttgagtggaccatgttccgtgcctccattgtcgaggggGCCGAttggagctgtggccgcaaggttgtcgtgcttgtcgcggcggcaaccctcgaacccattggtggacaccttcggtgagggatgctgtcaggctgaagaaggagtcctatcaggcctttttggcctgtgggactccggaagcagctgatgggtaccggcgggcaaagcggcatgcggctcaggtggttgctgaggcaaaaactcgggcatgggaggagtttggagaggccatggagaaagacttctgcATGgtttctggtccaccatccagCGTCTCAGAGGGGGGAagcagtacggcaccaacactgtttatagtggggatgatGTGCTGGGAcattgtgggccggtgggcagagtactttgaagacctcctcaatcccaccaacatgccttccattgaggaagctgagcctggggactctgggtggggctctccaatctctggggacgaggtcgccgaggtggttaaaaagctcctcggtggcaaggtcccgggggtggatgagatccgcccggagttccttaaggctctggatgttgtagggttgtttTGGCTGACgagactctgcaatatcgcatggacatcgggggcagttcccctggattggcagactggggtggtggtccccctgttcaaaaagggagACCGGaaggtgtgctccaattatagaggggtcacactcttaagcctccctggcaaggtctattcaggggtcctagagaggagggtccgtcggatagtcgaacctcggatagtcgaacccctcggagtatggggtaccgggccctttcatacgggctgtcaggtccctgtatgaccagtgtcagagtctggtccgcattgccggcagtaagtagTTTCctgtgagagttggactccgccagggctgccctttgtcaccgattctgttcattacttttatggaaagaatttctaggtgcagccaaggtgttgaggggatccgttttgatggccttaggatctcatctctgctttttgcagacgatgttgtccttttggcttcatcaggtcgttaTCTGCAGCTCTCGATGGAgtggttcgcagccgagtgcgaagcggccgggatgaggatcagtgcctccaaatcagaggccatggtcttgagccggaaaagggttgagtgccttctccgggtcagggggggtgtcctgccccaagtggaggagttcaagtatctcgggatcttgttcacaaatgggggaagaagggagcgggagatcgacaggcggattggcgcagcgtctgccgtcaagcggacactgtaccggtccgtcgtggtgaagagagagctgagccaaaaagcgaagctctcgattaaTCGGTCGaactacgttcccaccctcatctaaggtcatgagctttgggtcatgaccgaaagaacgagatcacagaggcaagcggccgaaatgggttttctccgtagggtgtctgggctctcccttagagatagggtgagaagctcagtcatccgggagggactctgagtagagccgctgctccttcacttCGAGAGGAATCAAAGTTTTGTCAGTATTGTATTGAGTCTATTGATTAGTATGTGTGCATAGTGAGATGTGTATTGTAtacctttttcccttcctttgaCTAATAAAAGCATTTAACAGAGACTGTACCATGAGATGTTCACCACAGAAGATGATCCAGAAGGACAGCAGCATGGAGTAGAAGATTCCCTGTCGGATGTCTCCGAATAGAAGCATCCAGGTCCAGTTAAAGCCCACAGAGAACCACTCCACTGGGATGTTGATGAACGTCATGGAGATGCCCAGAGCAAAGATCACCCTGGGAAAACATGAATACAatttaaagcagcaaaaaaaaaaaacttttacaagaTGGCTTTTCCCTGGCAACCGAATGTCAGCTACTCAAGGGAATGAAGCTGCTGGCACTTGATTCTCATCTTTATGATGGTTCATATTTCAGCAGGAAGCTGAGCTGGACAGCAGGTTTATTAAAGAACAAACCGCACCAAGCCAGGCTGCTGGGAGTCATGATGAGGGAGCTcggaaaatatttactttctcACGGATTTACTTTGTTTATACTGTTTTGTCAAAcgtaaatgtttcagatcaaccAAATACTAATATCAAACAATAGAATCAGGATATACTTTAATAATAATCAGCGGGGAAATTGATATTCTAAGTAATTTAGACATATTAATATATCCCCCCTCACATCACTCTGCTAACAGAAGCCTCTACATTCAGTATCTTCATTTGGCGATTGAGAGAAAAACGGGTCCATAGCAGACAGACAtttagaaaaagataaaaacaactcGAAGGTCCTTATTAGTGAGCAGGCAAGTCTCAGCATGCAATGTGGAAATGACAGGGCAGCGATGTGAACAGAAAACATGGCGGTAGCCTGAAACATGCAAGTACAAGCTTCTCTTAGCAGACCCTGATGGAAAGAAACATCAAGGTAAAGTCTGCTGGCTGACAAGTTTTCCctgaagttattgcgataaacaataaatattgttgtactgagaacattttcaactaaaagaacacattctcaaagatcagtaaactttaaattctaataaacatccaacactggaactggaagacattttaaatatccaaaataaattcattcgGAATGAAAAATCGTTCCTGAATAGAATTGCAACCCTAAAAATTGGAATTAAAAGACACTGAAAGGTTCACATCTCTAACAATCATCATCATTCCAGGGCCTTTATGTATCAACCCTAACTACAAAAATTTGGcattttaatgcagtttatGTAGTTTTATCACATAGTGAGTCTTTTTAACCCAAAGCTTCCCTCACTTAGAGGGAATCCGAGGTTTATGCTGATACCTTAGAGGCTAAGCATGGCAGGAACCTCGAGTGAAGCTTTTATAACATGAAAGAATCATATACTATCCACAAATAGGGCAAGGCGAGTCACACTTCTTAAGAGCTTGCTTGTCATCTGGGAATAAGAGCGCTgagctggaaaagacaaatgggGTGGAGAGAGACTGTGTGCACATGgatccatgtgtgtgtgtgggctgcATTTGCTTTCTGGTAagccggtgtgtgtgtgtgtgtgttgcatgtGCAGCATGCATCTGTTGAGTGCTGGAGGATTTTGTAGCATGTTTCACACTTGGCCGGCTGCTTCCTGCGGCGCAGACCGCTGCCTCTGTACTGATCCGTGGTCCCGGCACAGCAGGAGGTTACACAAACACCGGGCCCCTGGACGGATTCACACTGCAACCAGCGTGGCTCTTACACTACCTGTTCCCAACAAGTCAGACTAATTTTTGGATTTTACGAGGGATTCTAGTAATGTGAGCATTTGAATGGCGTTTCTAAAGAAAGACAGAGACACATTTTAAAGGCCGCTGTTCCAGGTGTTGAATGTTTGCTGTTCTGGTTTAATGCAGCAAAATTTACACTGCAGGTGATTAAACTCACCAATGATGCAAAGAGGAGATCTGAGtttatgctgctgctgccaacAGCATGAACTGGCTTCATGCTGTTAGTGTCAGAAAGGGGGTCCTCCAAAGGGATTCATACCTTTCAGAcagttatttttgattttaaagatttatttttaaaaggtgaaCATGTCAAACATCATACAACTACTTCAGACAAATAAAAGAGTTagtttaaaggggcagaattatgtgttttccagccacattgtgctataaaaatggcacaatgaagtcgttataaaaatgctgtataaatgtcaaatatgacttaaaagaaatttgactttgtagtTTAATGCTTTGAAGTTGGGCCTCTGACTCTTTAaaacctcctgctctttctgaaactcatCACACCTCTCCTcaattaaccctttaacaacgtctTTAgaagcgttgcactgagaagtatctcctataatgagctcagctggtGTGCAGTTCAAACtaatgtttgctaattgatgcCAGCTAGTCTAAAGGAGCAGAATGGGGGAATCATGGGGAACAGCTGCTCTGCGAGGCAGAAGCTCTGAatcttggaaactgcagctcagaggaggagctgcttctcagaggCGGGGCTAAGTCAACCCAGGtgttttgtacagctgaatggttgccatgacgacaaaaggatttctcaaatatccaatggaagaatcaaagcaacactgcagttatgtttttgatgagaaaacaacattttacataataatgcCCCTTTAAACCAAACTCTTCAATCATAATGaaaattgttatattttgctgatgttgaataaaatatttatataaattctCAAAATCTTATTTATAAGATTTTGAGAATTTAAATGACAATCCTCTCATttactataataataataataatacattttatttgtgagcACCTTTCTAAACACActttacaacattaaaaacacaaattaagcagcaaaaaaattaaataaaaacatttttaaaaagcagcattttagaTATTGCTTTGTAAAGAATAAgcaatgaaaaaagaaaggaacatTTTGCAACCACAT includes:
- the wls gene encoding protein wntless homolog isoform X1 codes for the protein MAGAIIENMSTKKLVILGVTLLLFQALAFMVGGLIAPSPTSAVEYLTTKCVDKDAPKTKWFMPWGVNQCKKVKTFDEATAQKIEANHIVFAAHIPMPKKEMSPWFQFILVILQFDIAFNMNNPIVDGAVVTIDASLAYRDDLFSEWTEMAHSLEHRNLNCNFTSEKTTENEGRYYGCDPLPFMEVGSVAHKYYLINIRLPVKDRKTVNNGIGEIRDIRLVSIHQNGGFTQVWFAMKTFLTPSILIIMIWYWRRITLMTRPPVLLEKVIFALGISMTFINIPVEWFSVGFNWTWMLLFGDIRQGIFYSMLLSFWIIFCGEHLMDQMERNRFSVYWKQVGPIVFGSFCLFIFDMCERGVQLTNPFYSIWASDVGTELAMSFIIVAGICACLYFLFLCFMVFQVFRNISGKRTSLPAMSKARRLHYEGLIFRFKFLMLVTLTCAAMTIIFFIISQVNEGHWHWGDRTVQVNSAFFTGIYGMWNLYVFAIMFLYAPSHKCYGNDQSSGQCIAGDGGATSGEDIQLTTTITHVDGPTEIYKMTGKEAQE
- the wls gene encoding protein wntless homolog isoform X2, with translation MAGAIIENMSTKKLVILGVTLLLFQALAFMVGGLIAPSPTSAVEYLTTKCVDKDAPKTKWFMPWGVNQCKKVKTFDEATAQKIEANHIVFAAHIPMPKKEMSPWFQFILVILQFDIAFNMNNPIVDGAVVTIDASLAYRDDLFSEWTEMAHSLEHRNLNCNFTSEKTTENEGRYYGCDPLPFMEVGSVAHKYYLINIRLPVKDRKTVNNGIGEIRDIRLVSIHQNGGFTQVWFAMKTFLTPSILIIMIWYWRRITLMTRPPVLLEKVIFALGISMTFINIPVEWFSVGFNWTWMLLFGDIRQGIFYSMLLSFWIIFCGEHLMDQMERNRFSVYWKQVGPIVFGSFCLFIFDMCERGVQLTNPFYSIWASDVGTELAMSFIIVAGICACLYFLFLCFMVFQVFRNISGKRTSLPAMSKARRLHYEGLIFRFKFLMLVTLTCAAMTIIFFIISQVNEGHWHWGDRTVQVNSAFFTGIYGMWNLYVFAIMFLYAPSHKCYGNDQSSGDGGATSGEDIQLTTTITHVDGPTEIYKMTGKEAQE